In Triticum urartu cultivar G1812 chromosome 6, Tu2.1, whole genome shotgun sequence, the following proteins share a genomic window:
- the LOC125515610 gene encoding protein LAZY 1, which yields MTLLGWMHRKLRSNNDVFKEFNTAGGGACNCIAGLASPDDEYYGDDAFVANNPSPPVNADDLFTFGGSGLLTIGTLGFAAVNIPGEHEGDGDYDVDDEDCVDIDLDSIDGTIGEVDNGDVEDGAATPTFTFPQLEATATEKVMVTVEAIAEKDDVATTEDDLMLVSAELEKFLGGSNVPSARVSFAMGIDCPLQGFLLGSPVCSDTESWPEKPNGGGRRASLGELFMRTRFTEEKGALVAVQESEDGGEREEGQVGKGGDGGHKRTKKWRVKDEKGAGGDGVPASATAKSKFQKILKIFHRKVYPESTMLTKKNRKRGTPDNGGGGGATNESVPSPTPKKTGPRRLSFGCCCTKRSFSASLVDDGGEELNGDKSGHWIKTDADYLVLEL from the exons ATGACG CTCCTTGGTTGGATGCACCGGAAGCTGCGAAGTAATAACGACGTGTTCAAAGAGTTCAACACCGCCGGAG GTGGGGCCTGCAACTGCATCGCTGGACTAGCCTCACCGGACGATGAGTACTACGGTGATGATGCTTTCGTCGCCAACAATCCTTCACCGCCGGTCAACGCCGACGACCTCTTCACCTTCGGCGGCAGTGGCCTCCTCACCATTGGCACGCTAGGCTTCGCCGCCGTTAACATTCCTGGAGAACATGAGGGTGATGGAGATTATGACGTCGATGATGAAGACTGTGTCGACATTGACCTTGACAGCATCGATGGCACCATCGGGGAAGTTGATAATGGTGATGTTGAGGATGGTGCCGCCACACCTACCTTCACCTTCCCCCAGCTTGAGGCTACCGCCACCGAGAAGGTGATGGTCACCGTCGAGGCGATCGCGGAGAAAGATGATGTCGCCACCACGGAGGACGACCTCATGTTGGTGAGCGCTGAGTTGGAGAAGTTCCTCGGGGGCAGCAACGTGCCGTCGGCGCGAGTGAGCTTCGCCATGGGGATCGATTGCCCATTGCAGGGCTTCCTACTTGGTTCCCCAGTGTGCAGCGACACTGAATCATGGCCAGAGAAGCCAAACGGCGGTGGACGTCGTGCCTCGCTTGGTGAGCTGTTCATGCGGACACGCTTCACGGAAGAGAAGGGGGCCCTGGTCGCCGTCCAAGAGAGCGAGGATGGTGGGGAAAGGGAGGAAGGGCAAGTAGGGAAAGGCGGAGACGGCGGTCACAAAAGGACGAAGAAGTGGAGGGTGAAGGATGAGAAAGGCGCTGGCGGTGACGGAGTGCCAGCCAGTGCAACGGCCAAGAGCAAGTTTCAAAAG ATCCTGAAAATCTTCCACAGGAAAGTCTACCCTGAAAGCACTATGCTGACCAAGAAGAACCGCAAGCGGGGTACCCCAGAcaacggcggcggtggcggtgccACCAACGAGTCGGTGCCCTCACCGACTCCGAAGAAGACCGGGCCACGCAGGCTGAGCTTCGGCTGCTGCTGCACGAAGCGCTCCTTCAGCGCCTCCCTTGTTGACGACGGCGGTGAGGAGCTCAACGGCGACAAGAGTGGCCACTGGATCAAGACCGACGCAGACT ACCTGGTACTGGAATTATAG
- the LOC125515608 gene encoding uncharacterized protein LOC125515608, producing MGCFSSKPDDASVLIRRRPASIGEVAVFVPGLRVPEPLELPPPLADSLPRRLTERLAASRDRIANMAAREALAVTKPRRRAATQHGASTSADLVQALEEYLPVILGMAKDGSELEDKIQFAWMNQEDDAEETALPSAWYEVLSVLHMMAMLRLSQANSLLLPKTSLEGYHAKVSEENKRASVEIFLKAAGHLECAMQNVLPRMSPEKRKGLPVDLSEGVLKATCMQALGQAIDVQLGLAIDSPKATLAVKRRLACEMVKCWQQAHESIADIPLLDGWGEKHRLFVKWKHMEAKAAAYYYHGLILDEGNTEKSHRAAVAALQSAEESLRESRAVCEAFHTASPFSRSPTLWGSMKYLHDKIHKDSNCKVRINKDLYSNVDRTHDMVPALPDFAVALQPEEYRLPRTDAASAND from the exons ATGGGGTGCTTCAGCTCCAAGCCGGATGACGCCAGCGTGCTGATCAGGAGGCGGCCCGCCAGCATCGGCGAGGTGGCCGTCTTCGTGCCGGGGCTGCGCGTCCCCGAGCCCCTGGAGCTGCCCCCGCCGCTCGCCGACAGCCTCCCCAGGCGGCTCACCGAGCGGCTGGCCGCGTCAAGGGACCGCATCGCCAACATGGCCGCCCGCGAGGCGCTCGCCGTCACCAAGCCCCGCAGGCGTGCCGCCACCCAGCATG GGGCGTCAACGTCGGCTGATCTTGTGCAGGCCTTGGAAGAGTACCTGCCAGTTATTCTGGGGATGGCAAAAGATG GGAGCGAGCTCGAGGACAAGATACAGTTTGCATGGATGAACCAAGAAGATGATGCAGAG GAGACAGCACTGCCCAGCGCCTGGTACGAGGTGCTGTCGGTTCTGCACATGATGGCCATGCTCCGTTTATCACAAGCAAACTCCCTGCTACTGCCAAAGACGTCTCTTGAAGGATACCATGCCAAAGTATCTGAAG AGAACAAACGGGCTTCTGTCGAGATATTCCTCAAGGCGGCCGGGCACCTGGAGTGCGCCATGCAGAATGTTCTTCCCAGGATGTCGCCCGAAAAGAG GAAAGGTCTTCCCGTGGACCTGTCTGAAGGGGTCCTGAAAGCTACCTGCATGCAAGCACTCGGTCAG GCAATTGATGTTCAACTTGGGTTGGCAATTGACAGTCCAAAGGCTACCCTGGCTGTCAAAAGGAGGCTGGCATGTGAGATGGTCAAGTGCTGGCAGCAG GCACATGAAAGCATCGCGGACATACCTCTGCTCGACGGCTGGGGTGAAAAGCACAGGCTCTTTGTCAAGTGGAAGCACATGGAAGCAAAA GCTGCGGCGTATTACTACCACGGGCTTATCCTCGACGAAGGCAACACCGAGAAGTCTCACCGGGCGGCCGTGGCGGCGCTGCAGTCCGCGGAGGAGTCCCTGAGGGAGAGCAGGGCCGTCTGCGAAGCCTTCCACACCGCATCCCCCTTTTCAAG GAGCCCGACCCTATGGGGCTCGATGAAGTACCTCCACGACAAGATCCACAAGGACTCCAACTGCAAAGTCCGCATCAACAAGGACCTCTACAGCAATGTTGACAGGACACATGACATGGTGCCGGCTCTGCCGGATTTCGCGGTGGCCCTTCAGCCGGAGGAGTACCGGCTTCCTCGCACAGACGCTGCTTCTGCAAATGACTAG